One region of Methanofastidiosum sp. genomic DNA includes:
- a CDS encoding DUF11 domain-containing protein — MDPNDEVQIQIRAKVIGCTELYDTARVTWGCGGGCQTQETIASIAFQPNPPKIDYSVPDFNISYCGTGNTFTIPISNTGGTAYDFNLSADFGSLTVTNITSPSGASYNNSGKYFVVGDVPNGTTNLTFDLVPSGGWCGPLPSGTIIFRPEYFYCSQEFFPPVKFGSYSVQNVPSVSVSKTGAPSQMYLGGTITYNITASYSGPTSCGSSTASNIVVVDTIPAGFSITDAGGGSISGNTITWNVTPAAIFNTSITLQSPTYANCEYCYTTATNSVTATVTDCCGCVRTASASQSTVLECAETISSDKYVSSSFNFEKCTPIKYTNEFNFSDTSFWDDVNVSNLKFREERPNNQNLQGQVKIDINGTCIVYYTPPVSTYLDVNFSDVDFSSCFDADTTSIRNTKIRIEYNMSTQNSSSPSCGSGSFFDWSILNTGKTIVGSGCYESSQQIREGVFVPVNDSQMGISITGLPPIVDKCGTYDIELVINRSSSVGAYDVEVVFPLSNYHINSVSYIGYTPSESNNSPTDFVWQYGDYFATNTQARIQMNVTKKCTDQGGMSSSLYWDGLCNRNGTYDRECQDGASQNPLVLSGNVCIMKVPELLWATTNQATWKLCLTNAGSGASYNVWVEDVLGSGLSYNSSVGTYSQLNINQDRNGNPINGATWIIDKINAGDKSEILFTANIDSCTNLTNLASTSAGCLGGDCQPVKTDTASVRIPSTEAITTNIVPATINMCDEQSATVIVKNTGLTYVYDVNVTATLPTGISYVVGSGNPSEPENTAANPIRWTKAEILGLGAMAPSSEIAITFRISSSCNMPTSGSFVSQATYKTPCEDVKVSPQASSQISRRTPNLTIDKRGRNHTTGSNYNTSVAAEPGNIVEWRLIITNSGNAPATNVEFYDVLPTNMTFGGISTSQYPAVGTIPSGSGTSADPWKHGTLSNVSGSNTATYYVWGTVNSGSCGAATTNTAYVRYGCDDNCRFNYSASAGRSLRTRPNITITPSIVGTFTTCDGTIRLVIQNSSGYPTAYNVFVTSTLPPGFVFDSMITGSNPTPNPPSNSAQPIWSLGNMPGNTTTTLEFKIKNNGTSCGTVTPGTNNVRVDYQDSCSNNLAVTNNTLAINPLKPILSISKNPAIQPVPPGGTGSWTITVTNTGNTPAYNVTVIDTLSADWGVPIVAGNGTNGEVPNVVGNTITWQIPGPIAQSGGTWSATLSARLNDVAGTGTNGVIVVGKCSNGCIYSSDTDTARIINIQGLFKESEKEKATIGEEVVFDLAVVYSGVGANYTNTTIVDHLPDGIEYVSHTYADTYGGTIQQFNQNGQVLTWKLGTPLGASNRNFLGPNNVLIKITGRIKNILPDNVRDVILVNNANTSFIQDGAPYNISDLDDVRIVEPELTINKEGDKTQGLPGDNVHYTITVENVGNSSAYDVTIQDQIPSGLIIVGGSITSSPTADTTMVIGDIIQWTYLSIPQDQSVTLEYDATIPPEGGSFTNTVTNTEYWSLPSGNDGRRQYGPLSDDWNVISPGTDLQKVTLNTDINVPSPGGIVYFSLTITNTGAMALDPVKLIDYLPDGLTYRPGYSIVGGVPQEPDTIVGSPEVITWNNIGVMNPTDVIVVQFQATVDPGRTGAFINNATVIGTSTIGDVTDSDDSSVGVKGPAINIIKSVEPPWGKTGFTNRFTLVVTNTGEVPLEPVSVIDTLPVGLTYANLASPVQDSVVVNGNGTTTITWNNIGLLDVGESKTIVFSAKFNGYENKSINYAITEGRPPNGFTVSDDDQVEILKHPGGNPKETLRIITKGYMKRCDLCYTQDLIKEARELITNQNVILEDNPCCRPDDIIEELKFEIVKKGLDKDPRYIEALQLLDKSERLCREANEAFDKGNYGLAQRLTKEKCEAIGEAMRLMIDILS; from the coding sequence ATGGATCCTAACGATGAAGTACAAATCCAAATAAGAGCAAAGGTCATTGGATGCACCGAATTATATGATACTGCCCGGGTAACATGGGGTTGCGGAGGAGGATGTCAAACACAAGAAACTATAGCAAGTATAGCTTTCCAACCAAATCCTCCTAAAATTGATTATAGTGTCCCAGATTTTAATATAAGTTATTGTGGCACTGGAAATACTTTTACTATACCAATTTCCAATACAGGTGGAACTGCATATGATTTTAATTTATCCGCTGATTTTGGTAGCCTGACAGTTACTAATATTACTTCGCCGTCTGGGGCATCTTATAACAATTCTGGAAAATACTTTGTCGTAGGTGATGTGCCCAATGGAACTACCAATCTTACTTTTGATTTAGTCCCCTCTGGTGGGTGGTGTGGGCCTTTACCTTCTGGCACAATTATATTTAGGCCCGAATACTTTTATTGTAGTCAAGAATTTTTCCCTCCTGTAAAATTTGGGAGCTATTCTGTTCAGAATGTTCCATCAGTCTCCGTTTCAAAAACAGGTGCGCCTTCCCAGATGTATTTGGGGGGAACTATTACTTACAATATTACGGCATCTTATTCTGGACCAACATCCTGCGGGAGTAGCACCGCATCAAATATAGTTGTAGTAGATACAATACCTGCTGGTTTTTCTATAACTGATGCAGGCGGAGGAAGTATTTCAGGGAATACAATAACTTGGAATGTTACCCCTGCAGCCATATTCAACACTTCAATTACCCTTCAGTCTCCAACTTATGCAAACTGTGAATACTGCTATACAACTGCAACTAATAGTGTCACTGCTACCGTTACCGATTGTTGTGGCTGTGTTCGAACGGCCTCTGCTTCTCAGTCAACAGTACTTGAATGCGCAGAAACTATATCCTCTGACAAATATGTCTCTTCAAGTTTCAATTTTGAGAAATGTACCCCAATAAAATACACAAATGAATTTAACTTTTCAGACACAAGTTTCTGGGATGATGTAAATGTATCAAATCTTAAATTCCGAGAGGAAAGACCAAATAATCAGAATCTCCAAGGCCAAGTTAAAATTGATATAAATGGAACTTGTATAGTTTATTACACGCCACCTGTCTCAACGTATCTTGATGTTAATTTTTCTGATGTTGATTTCTCATCATGTTTTGATGCAGATACTACTTCGATTAGGAATACCAAGATAAGAATAGAATACAACATGTCAACTCAAAACTCATCAAGTCCCTCTTGTGGTTCTGGGTCTTTCTTTGACTGGTCAATTCTTAATACTGGCAAAACTATCGTAGGGAGCGGGTGCTATGAAAGTTCTCAACAGATAAGAGAGGGCGTATTCGTTCCTGTGAATGATTCTCAGATGGGAATTAGTATTACTGGACTCCCGCCTATTGTTGATAAATGCGGAACATATGATATAGAACTAGTCATTAATAGGAGTTCTTCAGTGGGTGCATATGATGTAGAGGTAGTATTTCCTCTAAGTAATTACCATATCAATTCTGTTTCTTATATAGGATACACCCCTTCAGAAAGTAACAATAGTCCCACAGATTTTGTATGGCAATATGGGGATTATTTTGCCACAAACACACAAGCTAGAATTCAAATGAACGTAACAAAAAAGTGCACCGATCAAGGTGGAATGAGTTCTAGCCTATACTGGGATGGTCTATGCAATAGAAATGGAACTTACGATAGAGAATGCCAAGATGGCGCTTCTCAAAATCCTTTAGTTTTAAGTGGAAACGTTTGTATAATGAAGGTACCAGAGCTACTCTGGGCCACGACTAATCAAGCCACCTGGAAACTCTGCCTCACAAATGCTGGAAGCGGTGCAAGCTACAATGTTTGGGTAGAAGATGTTTTAGGTTCAGGGCTTTCTTATAATTCTTCAGTTGGAACTTACTCTCAGCTTAATATAAATCAAGATAGGAATGGTAATCCAATTAATGGAGCAACCTGGATTATTGATAAAATTAATGCAGGCGATAAATCTGAAATTTTGTTTACCGCTAATATTGATTCATGCACAAATCTAACAAATCTAGCGTCAACTAGCGCTGGCTGTTTAGGTGGAGATTGTCAGCCAGTAAAGACCGATACTGCATCTGTTAGAATACCTAGCACAGAAGCAATCACTACTAATATTGTCCCTGCAACAATAAATATGTGTGATGAGCAAAGCGCAACTGTAATTGTAAAAAATACTGGATTAACTTATGTTTATGATGTTAATGTGACTGCTACATTGCCAACTGGGATTTCATATGTTGTAGGTTCGGGAAACCCCTCTGAACCAGAAAATACTGCCGCAAATCCGATTAGATGGACCAAAGCTGAAATTCTAGGATTGGGGGCTATGGCGCCTTCATCTGAAATAGCAATAACTTTTAGAATTAGTTCTAGCTGTAACATGCCAACTTCTGGAAGTTTTGTTTCACAGGCCACTTACAAGACGCCCTGCGAGGATGTTAAAGTATCTCCTCAAGCTAGCTCCCAGATTAGTAGACGAACTCCAAATTTAACAATTGACAAAAGAGGGCGAAATCATACTACAGGATCCAATTATAATACTAGCGTTGCGGCAGAACCAGGAAATATTGTTGAATGGCGACTTATTATCACAAATAGTGGCAATGCTCCTGCAACTAACGTAGAATTCTACGATGTTTTACCTACAAATATGACTTTTGGAGGTATAAGTACCAGTCAATACCCTGCTGTAGGCACAATACCCTCGGGGTCAGGAACTTCAGCAGACCCTTGGAAACACGGGACTTTATCAAACGTTTCCGGCAGTAACACCGCTACCTACTATGTATGGGGAACTGTTAATTCTGGAAGTTGTGGGGCGGCTACAACAAATACGGCTTATGTTAGGTATGGCTGCGATGATAACTGCAGATTTAATTACAGTGCTTCTGCTGGGCGTTCTTTAAGAACTAGGCCGAATATTACTATAACTCCTTCTATAGTTGGTACATTTACAACTTGTGATGGAACTATCAGATTAGTTATCCAAAATTCTTCAGGATACCCAACTGCTTACAATGTTTTTGTAACTTCTACATTGCCTCCGGGATTTGTATTTGATTCTATGATTACAGGGTCAAATCCAACACCAAACCCTCCTTCAAATTCTGCACAACCTATTTGGTCTCTAGGAAATATGCCCGGCAATACAACTACAACACTTGAATTTAAAATAAAAAATAATGGAACAAGCTGCGGAACAGTTACACCTGGAACAAATAATGTTAGAGTTGATTACCAAGATAGTTGTAGCAATAATCTTGCTGTAACTAATAATACTTTAGCTATTAATCCCCTAAAACCAATTTTATCTATCTCTAAGAATCCCGCCATACAGCCAGTTCCGCCAGGAGGCACTGGAAGCTGGACCATTACTGTTACAAATACCGGTAACACTCCCGCCTACAACGTGACCGTAATTGACACATTAAGTGCTGATTGGGGGGTTCCAATCGTTGCAGGAAATGGAACAAATGGGGAAGTGCCGAATGTTGTTGGCAATACTATAACTTGGCAGATACCTGGCCCGATTGCACAATCAGGAGGTACATGGTCAGCAACTTTATCGGCTAGATTAAATGATGTTGCAGGTACAGGAACGAATGGCGTGATAGTAGTGGGCAAATGTTCCAACGGTTGCATATACAGTAGTGATACTGATACTGCAAGGATAATCAATATCCAAGGTCTTTTTAAAGAGTCTGAAAAAGAAAAAGCAACAATAGGCGAAGAAGTCGTATTTGATTTAGCAGTAGTATATTCTGGAGTAGGCGCAAATTACACAAATACAACTATAGTTGATCATTTACCTGATGGAATTGAATATGTTTCTCATACTTATGCCGATACTTACGGAGGAACAATTCAACAGTTTAATCAAAATGGACAAGTTCTTACTTGGAAATTAGGAACTCCGCTCGGTGCATCAAATAGAAATTTCTTGGGGCCAAATAATGTGTTAATTAAAATCACCGGTAGAATCAAGAACATTCTGCCTGATAATGTTAGAGATGTTATACTAGTAAATAATGCTAATACAAGTTTTATTCAAGATGGTGCACCATACAATATAAGTGATTTGGATGATGTCAGAATTGTTGAACCAGAGCTAACAATAAATAAAGAAGGAGATAAAACTCAAGGATTGCCCGGAGATAACGTTCATTATACAATTACTGTAGAAAATGTTGGAAATAGTTCAGCCTACGATGTTACAATTCAAGATCAAATACCTTCTGGTCTAATTATAGTGGGTGGATCAATTACATCTTCACCTACCGCAGATACTACAATGGTAATTGGAGATATAATTCAATGGACCTATCTATCAATACCTCAAGACCAGTCAGTCACATTAGAGTATGACGCTACAATCCCTCCAGAAGGAGGAAGCTTTACCAATACCGTTACGAATACAGAGTATTGGTCCCTACCAAGTGGCAATGATGGAAGGAGACAATATGGCCCACTTTCAGACGATTGGAATGTAATATCTCCTGGAACAGATTTGCAGAAGGTAACCCTAAATACAGATATTAATGTTCCATCACCGGGAGGGATTGTATACTTTAGTCTCACTATTACAAATACTGGTGCAATGGCTTTGGATCCAGTAAAATTAATTGATTATTTGCCAGATGGCCTTACATATAGGCCTGGTTATAGCATTGTAGGTGGCGTACCACAAGAACCAGATACTATTGTTGGGTCACCAGAAGTTATTACTTGGAACAATATAGGTGTAATGAATCCAACAGATGTAATAGTAGTTCAATTTCAGGCAACAGTGGATCCGGGGAGAACTGGGGCATTCATTAATAATGCCACAGTCATAGGCACATCAACGATAGGTGATGTGACAGACTCAGATGACTCTTCTGTTGGGGTAAAAGGCCCTGCAATAAACATAATAAAATCAGTTGAACCACCTTGGGGAAAGACTGGGTTTACTAATCGGTTCACTTTGGTAGTAACTAATACTGGGGAAGTTCCCTTAGAGCCGGTCTCAGTAATTGACACTCTACCTGTTGGACTAACATATGCTAATTTGGCTTCACCAGTGCAAGATTCAGTTGTAGTTAATGGTAATGGAACAACTACGATAACATGGAACAATATTGGATTATTAGACGTTGGGGAAAGTAAGACTATAGTATTCTCTGCCAAGTTTAATGGTTATGAAAACAAGAGTATAAATTATGCGATCACAGAAGGTCGACCTCCAAATGGATTCACCGTATCCGATGACGATCAAGTAGAGATATTAAAGCATCCAGGTGGAAATCCAAAGGAAACATTAAGAATAATCACAAAAGGATACATGAAGAGATGCGATCTATGCTACACCCAAGACTTAATCAAGGAAGCCAGAGAATTAATAACAAATCAAAATGTTATACTCGAAGATAATCCATGCTGCAGACCTGATGATATCATAGAAGAACTAAAGTTTGAGATAGTTAAGAAAGGCCTTGATAAAGATCCACGGTATATCGAAGCTCTACAACTATTAGACAAATCAGAAAGGCTATGCAGAGAAGCAAACGAAGCATTTGACAAAGGTAACTATGGCCTTGCACAAAGATTAACAAAAGAAAAATGTGAAGCAATTGGTGAAGCAATGAGACTTATGATAGACATTCTATCTTAA
- a CDS encoding DUF3783 domain-containing protein: MKKQKHVVVYGYSTAEVNKLKTFLENKLDISLNIISASEKEKITIADILENSENEIFKVKDTKVLMFLDFLDEEIRFLLYNFSDINIQKPLFCVLTEHNINWSFDKLIEDLIEERKHFEENKSQKKN, encoded by the coding sequence ATGAAAAAGCAAAAACATGTAGTTGTTTATGGTTATAGTACAGCGGAAGTTAATAAATTAAAGACATTCCTTGAAAATAAACTTGATATCTCTCTAAATATAATCTCTGCTTCTGAGAAAGAAAAAATCACGATAGCCGACATACTCGAAAATAGTGAAAATGAAATCTTTAAAGTCAAAGATACTAAAGTATTGATGTTTCTAGATTTTTTAGATGAGGAAATAAGATTTTTACTCTATAACTTTTCAGATATCAACATACAAAAACCTTTATTTTGCGTTTTGACAGAGCATAACATTAACTGGAGTTTCGATAAGTTAATTGAGGACTTGATAGAAGAAAGAAAGCATTTTGAAGAAAATAAGAGCCAAAAGAAGAATTAA
- a CDS encoding sodium:solute symporter family protein — protein MENVTISIIIIFSYLVVTGFLAHKGWKETKNKEDFMLGGRKVHPYIIAISYGATFISTSAIVGFGGSASMFGMGLLWLTFMNIFVGIFLAFVVWGSRARHVGQNLGALTFPEIVGKRFDSKTLQGSFGLLITIFMPLYTSVVIIGAARMIESTFNLNFNLALIVMTGIVAGYVLFGGLLAVLYTDALQGTIMAIGMILLLVGTYAAFGGVTAAHQSLENFQLTDSYSMLTNKGAPLSIFGHQGFTTFPTMSLGNTPADASGLNDTQGIFWSVLMGLIFGVGVGVLAQPQLAVRCMTAKNKRDLTKAVGIGGVFILLMTGVAFTVGSLTNSYFEKEGVEVIKADYNPGLSNQQIRDLYFKYDESGKLVGRPSEYVYWTDSAIPEYVNYRFPSWFVLLFMLTLISAAMSTISGQFHAMGTSFGHDFYHVWVKNSSEKINAVTVTKIGIGATVLVSLALGYVLPPAIIARGTTIFMGMCSAVFLPAYTGALFWRKSTRTGAIASMVGGFLSWIIWTLFFKVSESEPLRICQWIFGKPVLLNAKASLTQLDPFFIAIPISVALMIIVSLLTKPPEKKLIDKAFKGL, from the coding sequence ATGGAAAATGTTACTATATCTATTATTATAATATTTAGTTATCTTGTTGTTACCGGTTTTCTTGCCCACAAAGGGTGGAAAGAAACAAAAAACAAGGAAGATTTTATGCTAGGGGGCCGTAAGGTACACCCATATATCATTGCAATATCTTATGGAGCCACTTTTATTAGTACATCGGCCATAGTAGGATTTGGGGGCTCAGCCTCAATGTTTGGTATGGGCCTATTATGGCTCACGTTTATGAACATATTTGTCGGTATTTTCTTGGCTTTTGTAGTATGGGGTAGCAGGGCAAGACACGTTGGGCAAAATTTAGGTGCATTGACATTCCCTGAAATTGTTGGTAAGAGATTCGATTCCAAGACCTTGCAAGGTTCCTTTGGTCTGCTTATCACTATATTCATGCCTTTGTATACGTCTGTTGTGATAATTGGGGCAGCCAGAATGATTGAATCAACATTTAATCTTAATTTTAATCTTGCCTTGATTGTAATGACCGGAATAGTCGCAGGTTACGTTCTCTTTGGTGGGCTATTGGCAGTGCTATACACCGATGCATTACAGGGAACTATAATGGCAATTGGGATGATATTACTTTTAGTAGGTACTTATGCTGCATTCGGAGGCGTAACAGCAGCTCACCAATCACTTGAAAATTTCCAGCTTACAGATTCGTATTCAATGCTGACAAATAAAGGGGCACCCCTCAGTATATTTGGCCACCAAGGATTTACTACTTTTCCCACGATGAGTCTTGGAAATACTCCAGCCGATGCTAGTGGACTAAATGACACGCAAGGTATATTCTGGTCAGTCCTTATGGGTCTGATATTCGGTGTTGGTGTAGGGGTACTTGCGCAACCTCAACTTGCTGTACGTTGCATGACTGCAAAAAATAAACGCGATCTTACTAAAGCTGTGGGGATAGGGGGAGTTTTTATCCTTTTAATGACAGGCGTTGCCTTCACAGTTGGATCTCTTACTAATTCATATTTTGAAAAAGAAGGTGTCGAAGTAATAAAAGCCGATTACAATCCGGGGCTATCAAATCAACAGATCAGAGATTTGTATTTCAAATACGATGAAAGTGGTAAACTAGTTGGAAGGCCCTCGGAGTATGTTTACTGGACCGATTCTGCGATACCTGAATATGTCAACTACAGATTCCCAAGTTGGTTTGTCCTACTTTTCATGCTGACTCTAATATCGGCTGCAATGTCTACAATTTCGGGACAGTTCCATGCAATGGGAACTTCCTTCGGGCATGACTTCTATCATGTCTGGGTAAAAAATTCTTCAGAGAAGATTAACGCAGTAACTGTGACAAAAATCGGGATTGGTGCAACAGTCTTAGTATCTCTTGCTTTAGGATATGTACTCCCTCCCGCAATAATTGCTAGAGGCACAACAATATTCATGGGTATGTGCAGTGCAGTTTTCTTGCCTGCATACACAGGAGCATTATTCTGGAGGAAGTCAACTAGAACGGGTGCAATAGCTTCAATGGTCGGAGGATTCTTATCTTGGATTATATGGACATTATTCTTCAAAGTATCTGAATCTGAGCCTTTGAGGATATGTCAATGGATATTTGGGAAACCAGTATTACTAAATGCAAAAGCTTCACTTACCCAGCTTGACCCATTTTTCATTGCAATACCTATATCAGTTGCACTTATGATAATTGTAAGTCTACTAACAAAACCTCCTGAGAAGAAGCTAATTGACAAAGCATTCAAAGGATTATAA
- a CDS encoding TfoX/Sxy family protein, translated as MRLIDMPNIGKEVSKKLRPVGIDTPEKLVELGSKESFIRIKTIDDTACFSMLQGLEDAIQSIRWHNLPESKKKDLKEFFDSIK; from the coding sequence ATGAGATTAATTGATATGCCGAACATAGGAAAGGAAGTTAGTAAGAAACTCCGACCTGTTGGGATCGACACGCCTGAAAAACTGGTGGAATTGGGAAGTAAAGAGTCATTCATAAGAATAAAGACTATTGATGACACTGCATGTTTTAGTATGCTTCAGGGATTGGAGGATGCGATTCAGAGCATTAGGTGGCATAATTTACCTGAGTCAAAAAAGAAAGATTTAAAGGAATTTTTTGATTCGATAAAATAG
- a CDS encoding radical SAM protein, producing the protein MEFLEKLNKAFELTEKNFDSINIQRAIFLSYHCDLRDCKFCYMSTIRSGPKKGLRSIESLFAEAFLVRMADWKVEFLSSGYGVYDTKKIVNIAKGIASITGEPVWLNTGILEKEDLSLFSNELKGVTASIETFTEDLFQKLCPSKSWNKLMDFLDIADELCFKKGVTIILGIGEKQEDLQNLFELIKDYKIDRVTFYSLNPHKETIFEGSVPPPSLYYFDVVSETRLMFPKLEIITGIWSDRINLVGPLLMAGSNGITKFSWQKFYGSKLGKTLTSEIKEFEKISKRRFIGSMTDISLLQNKLEFPEEPLYKNETVEKEIIEKSDQIKERIESYISEIKKSK; encoded by the coding sequence ATGGAGTTTCTTGAAAAATTAAATAAGGCTTTTGAGTTAACTGAAAAGAATTTTGATTCAATTAATATACAAAGAGCCATTTTCTTATCTTATCATTGTGATTTAAGGGACTGTAAATTTTGCTACATGTCCACCATAAGATCTGGGCCCAAAAAAGGGTTAAGAAGCATTGAATCTCTTTTTGCAGAAGCTTTCCTTGTAAGAATGGCAGATTGGAAGGTAGAGTTTCTATCTTCGGGATATGGTGTTTATGACACTAAAAAAATTGTTAATATCGCTAAAGGGATAGCGTCAATCACCGGAGAGCCTGTCTGGTTAAATACAGGGATACTTGAAAAAGAAGATTTATCTCTTTTTAGTAATGAATTAAAAGGTGTTACAGCATCCATAGAAACTTTTACTGAAGATCTCTTCCAGAAACTTTGCCCTTCAAAAAGCTGGAACAAACTAATGGATTTTTTAGATATTGCAGACGAACTCTGTTTCAAGAAAGGTGTTACAATAATACTTGGTATAGGAGAAAAGCAAGAGGATCTTCAAAATCTTTTCGAATTAATCAAAGATTATAAAATAGATAGGGTGACATTCTACTCTTTAAATCCCCATAAAGAAACGATATTTGAAGGCTCTGTACCGCCTCCTTCTTTATACTATTTTGACGTTGTTTCTGAAACAAGATTAATGTTCCCAAAACTAGAAATTATTACTGGTATTTGGTCAGATCGAATAAATCTAGTTGGACCTCTTTTAATGGCGGGCTCAAATGGAATCACAAAGTTTTCCTGGCAGAAGTTCTATGGCTCAAAGCTTGGAAAAACTTTAACTTCGGAAATAAAAGAATTTGAAAAAATATCGAAAAGAAGATTTATTGGAAGCATGACCGATATTTCACTTCTCCAAAATAAATTAGAATTTCCTGAAGAGCCATTATATAAAAACGAGACTGTTGAAAAAGAGATAATAGAAAAATCAGATCAAATAAAAGAAAGAATAGAGTCTTACATTTCTGAGATTAAAAAGAGTAAGTAA
- the yjjX gene encoding inosine/xanthosine triphosphatase, whose amino-acid sequence MKILVGSKNPVKIEATREAFSSYFKDIEVEGVEVKSSVSEQPLDEETFDGAEHRAKVLKKLNEKANIGASFFVGIEGGAINIYSAWFGIGAICIMDEKGNQGFGTSPMFELWPEAIDKILEGTELGDVMGEITGDNQVKRKGGAVGFLTNGVVQRKDLYVSGLKLALIPFLKEDLYFKKI is encoded by the coding sequence ATGAAGATTTTAGTTGGTTCTAAAAATCCCGTGAAGATAGAGGCGACAAGGGAAGCATTTTCTTCTTATTTTAAGGATATAGAGGTTGAAGGAGTAGAAGTCAAGAGCTCAGTATCTGAACAACCACTTGATGAAGAAACGTTTGATGGCGCAGAGCATCGTGCAAAAGTTTTAAAAAAATTAAATGAGAAGGCAAACATTGGAGCATCATTTTTTGTAGGCATTGAAGGGGGAGCCATTAACATCTATTCCGCGTGGTTTGGTATAGGGGCAATATGTATTATGGACGAAAAAGGTAATCAAGGATTTGGAACCTCTCCAATGTTTGAGCTATGGCCTGAAGCGATTGATAAAATTCTTGAAGGAACTGAACTTGGAGACGTAATGGGCGAGATCACTGGCGATAATCAAGTCAAAAGAAAAGGTGGAGCAGTTGGATTTCTAACTAACGGAGTAGTTCAAAGAAAGGATCTTTATGTCTCTGGCCTCAAGCTTGCACTAATACCTTTTCTGAAAGAAGATCTTTATTTCAAGAAGATATAG
- a CDS encoding DUF11 domain-containing protein translates to MNKPSIIFILLTLIISFSLMSASAQIMDVSIDGNASVYICYPYEYNVTLTNTSVNESAIDINYTVSLPTGFNTTDPLTYNIPSLGPGLSDKIIINVDTLCNAQVGNISVNGSYDYNSSSHPITFTKPITVYQGAVTIEKTPSTQSATLEDNVSWTITVKSTGLGPIEDVIVTDILEPGLQ, encoded by the coding sequence ATGAATAAACCATCGATTATATTTATTTTATTAACCTTAATCATAAGTTTTTCTTTGATGTCTGCATCTGCCCAAATAATGGATGTTAGCATTGACGGGAATGCCTCAGTTTACATATGCTACCCTTATGAATACAATGTTACTTTGACAAATACTTCTGTTAATGAAAGTGCAATTGATATTAATTATACCGTGTCACTTCCAACAGGATTTAACACAACTGATCCTCTTACTTATAATATTCCATCTTTAGGCCCAGGTCTATCTGACAAAATAATAATTAATGTTGATACTTTGTGCAATGCCCAAGTAGGCAATATTTCTGTTAACGGGTCATATGATTATAACAGCAGTTCCCATCCAATCACTTTTACTAAGCCAATAACTGTTTATCAAGGCGCAGTTACAATAGAAAAGACTCCTTCAACTCAATCAGCAACACTTGAAGATAATGTTTCTTGGACTATTACCGTAAAAAGCACTGGTCTTGGTCCAATTGAAGATGTTATCGTGACAGACATACTTGAACCAGGATTACAGTAA